AAAATTACTTCTTACAAAATAATAGGTCAAGTATCCTATATAGATACTTATAAATACTTGTAAGCGGTATCTTTTGTAAGTCGAATCAATTTTTTCTTTTGGCAACCTTTCTATGTGAGGAGCCGGTTTAAATAGGTCCTTTAACATTATGTCATTCCCTCTTTCCTTTTATTGTTAATATTTATTAATCATCAACAAAGACATCTAATATTATATTAGCTATCCTTATTAATATTTAATTTTAATTTTTACAATTTAGGCATTTTGTAGCTATAACATTTACTCCTGTATCTGCTATATTTTCTACTATTACGTCACCTATTTTTACGGGTGCTTGTACAGTTGTATCCTTTAATATTTTTACACATTCCATTAGCTTTCCCTTTGGAACATCTTTTTCTGTTTTAACACAGACCACATCTTCTTCTCCATTTTCTACATTAACAGATATAGTTAATATTCTTGTAGGATTTGTACATTCTTTTTCTGCATATATTTTACCTCTAGGACAAGTATTTCCTTTAACTGATTTTACTTCTTTATCTTCAATTTCTACTTCTAGATTACATCCTAATGGACATCCTATACATATTAATTCTCTTATAGCCATAATTATTCACCTTCCACTTTAACAGTAATTTTTTTGCAATCTAAATGTTTTTCAAACATATCTTTAGTTAATTTTACTGTTTCCATCTCACCTGGAGCTATAACTTTTTTCTTTCTGTGAAGTACTCTTTCATCATCAAAATATACAGATATGAAACTATCTTTAAACACATTTCTTACTCTAAATCTAACATCCACTGTATTTCCTATATTGTTTTTGTGTATTGATTTTGGTACAGTGTATCCTACACCATTTTCTGCAACTAAATCTATTTTTTCACCTTCTACTTTTTTACCCTTTACATAATCTGCAGCATTTTTACCTGCATTATAACTTTCCTCTGTTACAAAGTCTACTAGATCATGTACGTGAAGAACATTACCACAAGCAAATACTCCATCTATATTAGTTTGCATTGTTTCATCTACTTCTGGACCGCCAGTTACGCCTAACTTAACATCTGCTTTTCTTGATAGATCGTTTTCTGGAAGCAATCCAACTGATAAAAGTAATGTATCACATTTTATATATTCTTCTGTTCCTTTTATAGGTTTTAATTTTTCATCTACCTTTGCTATGGTAACAGCTTCTAATCTTTCTTTTCCTTCTATTTTAGTTATAGTATGAGCTAGTTTTAAAGGAATACCGAAATCATCCAAACATTGGACTATATTTCTTTTTAAGCCTCCAGAATAAGGCATAAGTTCTACTACTGCCTTTACTTTAGCTCCTTCTAAAGTCATTCTTCTAGCCATTATAAGTCCTATATCTCCAGACCCTAAAATAACAACTTCTTTTCCTGGCATTTCACCTTCTATATTTACAAACTTTTGTGCTGTTCCTGCTGAATATATACCAGAACATCTTGTACCTGGAATATTTATAGCTCCTCTTGATCTTTCTCTACATCCCATAGCTAATACTATAGATTTAGCTTGAACTTCTATTAATCCGTCTTCTTCATTAACTGCTGTTATAATTTTATCTTTATTCATATCAATTACCATAGTATTTAATTTGTATGGTATTTTCATTTCTTCTATTTTATCTACAAATCTTTGAGCATATTCTGGTCCTGTAAGTTCTTCTTTAAAAGTATGAAGTCCGAATCCATTATGAATACATTGATTTAATATTCCACCTAATCTTTTATCTCTTTCTAATATTAATATACTGTCTACGCCTTCTTCTTTAGCTTTTATAGCAGCGGCAAGACCTGCTGGGCCTCCACCAATTATAACTACATCATATTGTTGCATACTACGCCCTCCAATGCATTTACTTAAAATTACCTCACTAATTTAAATCACTTCTTTAATATAATATTTTTGAATGTCCACCAAACTTAGTAACTTCATTTCTTTTTATATCTAGCTCTTCTGCCAAAATTTCAACTATTTTATTGGAACAAAATCCTGATTGACATCTTCCCATACCTGCTCTTGTTCTTCTCTTTATTCCATCTACAGTTTTAGCGCCTCTTTTTATAGCCTCTCTTATTTCTCCTTCAGTTACTACTTCACATCTACAGACTATTTTTCCATAATGAGAATCTTTTTTTATCATTTCTTTTCTTTCTTCATTTGTCATTTCTCTAAATTTAAGAATATCTTTTCTAATTGGATTGAAGTCTTTATTTTCTTCTGGGTTTAATTTTTCAACTATAATTTTACTTATATATTCGCCTATAGCTGGTGCACTAGTTAAACCAGGTGATTCTATTCCTATAGCATTTATGAAGTTTTCAGCATCTTCTGCCTCTCCTATTATAAAATCACTATTATCTTCATGAGCTCTAAGTCCTGCAAAGGATGTTATAACCTGTCTCATTGGTATTTCTTTTATGCTTAATTTAGCTTTCTCTGCTACAGTATCTAGACCTTCTCTTGTAGTTTCAAAATCATCTTTTTCTTCTACATCTACAGAAGTTGGTCCTAAAAGTAAGTTCCCATCTGCTGTTGGAGTAACTAATACCCCTTTACCCATCTTTGTTGGAAGTTGGAATATTGTTCTTTGAACCATGTCACCTACAATTTTATCAAATAATAAATATTCACCTTTTCTTGCAGTTATATGGTATTTCTTTTCACTTACCATATTGTTTATTTTATCTCCAAAAACTCCAGCTGCATTTACCACAACTTTAGTTTCTATATCACCTTTATTGGTTTTTAATATATATCCATCTTGTTTTTTCTCTATATCAACTATTTCTGTTTCAAGTTTAAACTCTACACCATTCATAGCTGCTGATTCTGCAAGAGCTATATTAAATTCATAAGGAGATACTATGCCTCCTGTAGGAAGTCTAAGAGCAGCCACTACATATTCTGATAAATTAGGTTCTAACTTTAAAGCTTCTTCTCTATTTAGTATTTCCATTGTATCTGGAAGACCATTTTTTAACCCTCTTTGTCTTAACTCTTCTAATTTTTCAATATCTGTTTCATCAAAGCATAAAACAAAAGATTCATTTCTTTTAAATGGAAAATCTATTTCTTCTTGTAATTTGTCGAACATTTCATTCCCTCTAACATTCATTTTAGCTTTTAGCGTTCCTGGAATTGGATCTTCACCAGCATGTACAATACCACTATTTGCCTTACTTGTTCCACTAGCTACATCTATTTCTTTCTCTATAACACAAGTTTTTAAATTATATTTAGATAACTCTCTAGCTGTAGCTGCTCCTGTAACCCCTGAACCTATAATTGTAACATCAAACATATTACTTATTCCTCCTTATAAATCAAAAGAGCCTTAATTTAAAACGGGTATACTAATCCCATTTTAAATTAAGGCTCTCAATATCTCTGCCTAAAATTATTTTATTTTTAATCAATTAAATCTTTCAAAAACTTTATAACTTAATTTACTCATATAATAACATATCGTTTTCATTTTTTCAAGTTTTTTTATATAAATTAAAATTTTAACAATAATCACTGTATATCATTGCTTAAATACTAAATTTTTTTCTATATCCACATTTTCTGCATAGTTCTTCTACTGCTTCTCTCCTTGAAAAGCCATCTAAAATATTGTTAGATCTTTCACCATCTATTATCTCAGAAAAATCAGTTTTATTTATATTTCCAAGATTAATTATACCTTCCCCATCCAAACAGCAAGGTACTACTGTTCCATCAACTAATATGGCCACTTGATTTCTAAGGCCATAACAAAAACCTTTTCCATCATCTTCTTTAACCTTTAAATCTGGCCACTGGAATTCATGATCTTGATTTATATATATATTATCGTATATTTTAATTCCTTTTCCTGGAATTATTTTTTCTTCAATTTTATAAGGAAGATTAAATTCCTTCTCTATTATATTAAGTATTTCAACGTTTCTTTTCTTTTTAATATTTGTTATATTATCCTGATCTAAATTCCATAACCTTAATGATATAAATATATTATTATATTCAATTGTATCTCTTACAAATGAAAGAATATCATTAATATATTTATTCTTATTTTTAGAATCCTCATTTCCATCAAAACTGTGTAGAGAAAAGTTAACCTGTCTTAAAGCTGGTTTCATTATAATTTTATCCTTAACTTTATTTATTAAAGTACCATTAGTAGTTATATTCACCTTAAAACCTTTTTCATGACTTAAATCTAAAAATTTATCTATTTTAGGATGGAGAAGAGGTTCCCCTTTTACATGCAAATATATATAATCTGTATATGGATTTATTTGATTTAATATTTTATCAAAAGTTTCTATTGACATAAACTTTGGTTTTCTTTTTGTCTCTGGACAAAAATCACAAGCGAGATTGCATACATTGGTAATCTCAATATAAAATTTTTTAAATCTTTTCACTAATCTGTGCTCCAATCTTATATGCTCTATTTAATTGCTTAATTATTACTAACACTCATATAAACCTCAAAAACTAAAATCCTAAAACACTTATCTATCACCCAAACTCAATTTTAAAAGCATTAATTATTCTAAATAAGGTACATATGAACATATTTTTTCTATTAACATTACTACTTATAATACATGTTATATACATATAATTCAAGTTCATATATTACTGCTTGTGTTCATAACTTTTTAATCTATTAAATATCACTTGATTGCCATTCTTTCCAAATTTCTGGTTCATATCCTACTGTAGCTTTTCTTCCATTACGTACTATAGGAGTTTTATATAATTTAGGATTATTTAAAAGTAACTCTTCCTTTACACTATCTGTTCTAATACTTCCTATGTTACTTTTTTTATATTCCTTACTATCTTTATTTATTAATGCATTTAATCCTATAGAAGATTTTACACTTTGAAGTTCTCCTTTACTCAATCCTTTTATATTTAAATCTATGAATTGATATTTTATTTTTCTTTCTTTAAAATATCTTTCAGCTTTTTTAGTATCAAAGCACTTTTTTGTACCAAATATTTGAATGTTCATATTAAACTTCTCCTTTAAAAAATATCTTCAAATAAATAATGTTTTACCCTAGAATAAGTTTTCTCTCACTTTATATCTAAAAAAACATTACTTAACAGTAAATGCTAGCTTAGCTTTACTGTATCATTACCTTTAATATAACATATTTTATTTAAATTTTGATTATTAAATTCAATTTATATTCCACTATAGGAAACTATAAAAATATATTACAGTACTATTTTCTTAACATTATTATACCAAACCCTTATAGCATATTTTTATATGCAAAAATCTAATTATATATTATAGTTCTATATTTTTAGCATAACTATATGTAAATTTTCTAATGAATTGTAATGTATAATTTATAGATTTCTAACATTTATTCATAAATACTAATAGCACTATCAATGATAAACATATATTTAGTTAGATTCATAATAATATAATCTTAGAAAATATCTCAAAATAAAAATAGATTTAATTTTAATGTAGTAAATATAAATAATACATGTAATAAGCTTCATGAATGAGCTTTAGTAATTCTTAATTTGGCGGAATTAAAAATTCACGTAATTCCTCATAGAACGTGAGGAGCCGATAGTGAAGACAGGACCTCTCCTCTACCGGGTAGTAAATTTTTAATGTAGCCAAATTTAGAACTACTTAGCGAAATGAATTGCTTATAAAATGTATTATTTATATTTACGTAATTAAAATTAAATCTATTTTGATAACTTTTTTTCAGTTTACTAAATTATACTGACTAACATATAAATTATATGAGCTGACACTCCTGCTACTAATCCTCCCACAGTATGACTTAATATAGCTTTACCTGTTAATTTTCTACAGTTTAAACTATCCATCATAGCTATATGAGTACTTAAGTATCCACTCCAGCACATACCCATAGCAGTAAACACTGCTATTTCATTAGCCCCAATTAAATTTTTTGATAAAAATTGAGGAACTAAGCTCATAGCAGCACCAACAGCTCCTAAGGAAGTTATTGGGAATGCTATTGCTTCTGGATGTTTAAATCCAAACAATGGATTTAAAATAAAGCTTAATTTATCTCCTACCCAAGGGAAAAATGCTATACCTTCATAAGCAGCACCAGTATATCCCTTTGGTGATGGTCCATTAGTTAACATTAATACTAAAGTACAAATTATAACTACACCTGGAATTATAGCTAGTCCAAGTTCAACACCTGTTTTACCACCTTCTAATAAGGATTCAAGTAATCTTGCGCCTACGCCACCTTCTCTAACTTCTCTATATTTTAAGGAATCATAGCCATCATCATCACTTTCATAGACCATATCATCCGCATGTTCTCCATAATACTTTCTAGTATGTCTAACCATTAATCTAACACTTACAATACTACCTATAACAGCACCTATATCTCCTATTATAGCAGCCTGTACAAAATTTTCTCCTGTAGGAGATTTTTGTGCAATCATAAATGTAGTTAAAATTAATCCCATTCCAAAAGAAGTTCCTAAATTAGTTAATGCTGGAACTTGAAACTTCTTAAAATATTTTAAGAATCCTTTATCTTTT
Above is a window of Clostridium sporogenes DNA encoding:
- a CDS encoding DUF1667 domain-containing protein, encoding MAIRELICIGCPLGCNLEVEIEDKEVKSVKGNTCPRGKIYAEKECTNPTRILTISVNVENGEEDVVCVKTEKDVPKGKLMECVKILKDTTVQAPVKIGDVIVENIADTGVNVIATKCLNCKN
- a CDS encoding NAD(P)/FAD-dependent oxidoreductase, which gives rise to MQQYDVVIIGGGPAGLAAAIKAKEEGVDSILILERDKRLGGILNQCIHNGFGLHTFKEELTGPEYAQRFVDKIEEMKIPYKLNTMVIDMNKDKIITAVNEEDGLIEVQAKSIVLAMGCRERSRGAINIPGTRCSGIYSAGTAQKFVNIEGEMPGKEVVILGSGDIGLIMARRMTLEGAKVKAVVELMPYSGGLKRNIVQCLDDFGIPLKLAHTITKIEGKERLEAVTIAKVDEKLKPIKGTEEYIKCDTLLLSVGLLPENDLSRKADVKLGVTGGPEVDETMQTNIDGVFACGNVLHVHDLVDFVTEESYNAGKNAADYVKGKKVEGEKIDLVAENGVGYTVPKSIHKNNIGNTVDVRFRVRNVFKDSFISVYFDDERVLHRKKKVIAPGEMETVKLTKDMFEKHLDCKKITVKVEGE
- a CDS encoding NAD(P)/FAD-dependent oxidoreductase is translated as MFDVTIIGSGVTGAATARELSKYNLKTCVIEKEIDVASGTSKANSGIVHAGEDPIPGTLKAKMNVRGNEMFDKLQEEIDFPFKRNESFVLCFDETDIEKLEELRQRGLKNGLPDTMEILNREEALKLEPNLSEYVVAALRLPTGGIVSPYEFNIALAESAAMNGVEFKLETEIVDIEKKQDGYILKTNKGDIETKVVVNAAGVFGDKINNMVSEKKYHITARKGEYLLFDKIVGDMVQRTIFQLPTKMGKGVLVTPTADGNLLLGPTSVDVEEKDDFETTREGLDTVAEKAKLSIKEIPMRQVITSFAGLRAHEDNSDFIIGEAEDAENFINAIGIESPGLTSAPAIGEYISKIIVEKLNPEENKDFNPIRKDILKFREMTNEERKEMIKKDSHYGKIVCRCEVVTEGEIREAIKRGAKTVDGIKRRTRAGMGRCQSGFCSNKIVEILAEELDIKRNEVTKFGGHSKILY
- a CDS encoding SPASM domain-containing protein gives rise to the protein MEHRLVKRFKKFYIEITNVCNLACDFCPETKRKPKFMSIETFDKILNQINPYTDYIYLHVKGEPLLHPKIDKFLDLSHEKGFKVNITTNGTLINKVKDKIIMKPALRQVNFSLHSFDGNEDSKNKNKYINDILSFVRDTIEYNNIFISLRLWNLDQDNITNIKKKRNVEILNIIEKEFNLPYKIEEKIIPGKGIKIYDNIYINQDHEFQWPDLKVKEDDGKGFCYGLRNQVAILVDGTVVPCCLDGEGIINLGNINKTDFSEIIDGERSNNILDGFSRREAVEELCRKCGYRKKFSI
- a CDS encoding arsenate reductase family protein, with protein sequence MNIQIFGTKKCFDTKKAERYFKERKIKYQFIDLNIKGLSKGELQSVKSSIGLNALINKDSKEYKKSNIGSIRTDSVKEELLLNNPKLYKTPIVRNGRKATVGYEPEIWKEWQSSDI